The Streptomyces sp. A2-16 sequence GATCACGGAGGAGGAGCCGTCGAAGGTGAGCCGGCGGTTGCTGCCGGACACCAGCCGGGCGTCCTTGAGCTGGAGGCCGGCGTAGACGCTGTCGAAGGTCACCGGGCGGTCCCCGAAGGCGTTGGAGAGCCGGATCCGCGGGTCGCGGCCGCCGACGCTGGTGCGGACGACCATGCGGTAGCCGCGGTCGGCGGCCGACTCGCCGATGCGGTAGGCACTGGTGCCCCAGGTGATCACCCCGTCGGGCGGGCTGACGGCGGCCGGTGCGGGGGTGGCCTGGAGCACGGCGGCCGCGACCGTCACGGCGAGCAGCCGCGCCCCTCGGACCGTCCGGTGCCTCATCGGTCGAAGCCCTTCAGGGTGACGGTGGCTCCGGGTTTCAGTGTCACCGTGCGCGCGCTTCCGGCGTGGGCGACCGTCGTGGTGCGGCCGCCGACACTGCGGATCCGTGCTTCGGTCGGTTTCCCATTCCGCCAGCGTAGGTCGACGACGAAGCCGCCGCGGGCGTTCGCTCCGCTGAGGGAGCCGGAGGCGGCCCAGGCGTCGGGCAGGGCGGGCAGGAGTTCCAGGTGGCCGGGGCGGGAGTGGAGCAGCATCTCGATCATTGCCGCAGGGGTACCCAGATTCGCGTCGATCTGAAAGATTCCGCGCCCTTGTTCCACCTGGTAGATGTCGAACAGGTTGAAGGCGGTGCCGTTGCTGCCTTTGCTGGAGGGCCGCAGGTTGTTCACCACCAGTTGGTAGGCGTTGTCGGCGTTCCTCAGGCGGGCCCAGCACAGCGCGCGCCAGGCGTTGGCCCAGCCGAAGCTCTCCATGCCGCGGGCGGTGAGCAGGGCGGTGGCGCCCTCGACGATCTCGGCGGGGGTGGAGCCGTCGGGGCGGATGCGGTCGCCGGGGAAGAGCCCGACGAGCGGGGACAGGTGGCGGTGGGTGGTCTCGCCGAGGTTGTCGGGGGACATCCACTCCTCGAGCCAGCCGGTGGTGGGGCTGACCTGCGGGAGATAGAGGCGTTTGCGGAGGCCGGCGACCGTGGCGGCGAACTCCGTGTCCTTCCTCAGCTCGGCCGCGGCCGTGCAGAAGTTGCCGAACAGGGCCCACACGAGTTCCTGGGCGTAGGTGATGCCCTTGGCGTCGAGGGGGCCGTGCTCGGGCGACCAGTCGCTGTCGGCGACGAGGACCTCCCGGGTGGTGCCCGGGAGGGTCGTGGTCAGCAGCCGTGCCTCCCAGAACTCGCAGGCGCCCTTCAGGAGGGGGTAGATCTTCTCCAGATGGGCCCGGGAGGCGGTGAACTCGTAGTGCTCGTAGAGGGAGTTGCACAGCCAGGCGTTGCCCGCCGGGTGCCACCACCAGCCTCCCCCGCCGAAGGGGTTGGTGGAGATGGCGACCGTCCAGCCGGCGTTCTTGCCCGTCGAGTTCCGGTAGCGGTTGCGGGGATCGTTGAACAGCCTGCGGGTGAGGTCGGTCCAGGACGGGAGCTGGGCGACGCAGTAGTCGGTGAAGGCGTCGAAGCACGGGGACAGACCCGCCCGGTCGGCCGCCCAGTAGTTCATCTGGATGTTGATGTCGGTGTGGTAGTCGCCCATCCAGTCGGGGTCGTTGCCGTCGAGCCAGAGTCCCTGCAGGTTGAGCGGGAGGCTGCCGCGTGAGCCCGCGATCATCAGGTAGCGGCCGAACTGGAGGTACTGGGCCTCCAGTTCGGGGTCGGGCGCCCCGTCCCGGGCGCGTGCGTGGAGCCGCTCCCAGGTGTCGAGGGAGCGCTGCTCGGCGGAGGAGGTGCCGAGCGAGACGTCCAGCTGCCCGAACAGCGTGTGGTGGTCGGCCGTGTGCGTGCGCAGCAGGGCCGCCGCCGAATGCCGGGCGGCCGCACGGACCTTGGTGCGGGCGAGCGTGCGCGGGTCGAGGTCGGGGTCGCGGAAGCGGGCGGCGGCGTCGGGGGTGTAGTTGGTGCCCCCGCTGAGCACGACGGTGAGGTCCCGGCACCCGGTGAAGCCGATGTGCGGGCCCTCGACGGTGACGCTGCCGCCGGAACCGTACGCCGTGACGGCGGCTCCGTATCTCAGGCCGTTGGGGAGGGCGGCCCCGAAGGAGACCGCGGGCTCCTCGCCGTGCGTGCCCTCCAGCGTGACGGTGCCGGTGTAGCGGCCTCCCCCGCTCTGGGTGAAGTGCAGGACGATGACGTCGTCGGGGTGGCTGGCGAAGATCTGCCGCCGGTAGGTCACGCCGGAGCGGACGTACGACGTCTCGTTCACGCCCCGGGCGAGGTCGAGGGTGCGGCGGTAGCCGGAGACGGCGGACAGGTCGTGGTCGGGGATGTCCACGGTGAGCCGGGCCAGCAGGGTGAAGGAGCCGAAGTCCTGACGGCCGTAGGGGAACTGGCCGTCGGCGTCGAGGGTGTCGTTGAGGCCGCCGGTCCACATCGTGGCGTCGGTGACGAGGAGGAGTTCACGGCCGGGGTCGTTGCTGGTGAGGGCGCCGAGGCGGCCGTTGCCGACGGGCAGGCCCTGTTCGATCATCGAGTGCTCGTCGGCGGGGGCCTGCCACCACAACTGGTGGCGGGTGTCGGTGCCGGGGGCGGTGGAGTCGGTGGGTCTGTGCGGGGCGGCGGTCGCCCTGAAGGTGGGCAGGGCGGCGAGCGCGGCGGTCAGGGCGAGGACTCCGCGGCGCGAGGGGGCGGGGGTCATGGCGGCTCCTGGTGGCTCGGTCAGGACTTCGGTACGTCGATCCGGTCGATGTCCGGCGCGTAGCCGGTGCCGCTGTCGAAGGTGATCGTGTTGGCGCCGGCCTTGAGGGTCACGGGCACGTACACGCTGGACACGGTCCCCCAGTCGCCGGTGGCGGGGAGCTTGTGGCGGGTGGCGCCGCCGCCGTTCGCCGAGACGTCCACCGAGCGGGCGTCACCGCTGATGTAGGAGACCTTGATCTGGTAGGTGCCGGCCTTGGCGACCATGACGTCGTTGAAGGTCAGCTTGCCGCCGAGGTACAAGTTGCCCACCTTCTTTCCGTTCGAGCAGGCGGAGCAGTCGGCGACGGAGGCGTTGCCGCCGAGGGTGTTCGCGGAGGACTCGGCCTCGTGGCCGGTGTACGTGAGCGCGCTGCCGTGCGGGGTGACCGTGAACAGACGGGAGCCGTGGGCGGGCAGGGCCTGGGTGACCTTGTTCCGGTGGGTGCCGAGGTTCTCGTGGTTCCACAGGTCACGGACGGCGGCCCTGCCGGTGAAGCCGAGGGTGCTCCAGTCGGCGGTGACGGCGGCGGGGGCGTCGGCGAGGTTGAACAGGGCGACGGTGTAGGTGCCGTCGGGGTTCTTCGAGGCCCAGACCTGCTGGGGGTCGGACGGGGTGACCGGGTGCGCGGGCGGGTTGGGGCCCTGGTTCAGCGCGATGACCTCGCGGTTGGTCAGGAGGGAGAGACCGTAGGAGTCGAGGCGGGTGAGGTCGTCGCCGGTGTAGAGGGGGGACTTGGCGATGGCCCACAGGGTGGCGTAGCTCTGCCGTTCGGCCTTGGTCAGGCCGTCCATCTGTCCGTTGCCGACGTCGAGGGAGTCGAGGTCGTTCCAGCCTCCCGGTCCTGCGTGCCGGGTCCAGGCGGGTGTGTCGTCCCACCGGTCGTCGACGGAGTTCTCCCAGCTGACGAGGGTGTTGCAGTAGCACTCGACGTCGGTGTCGACGCGCCAGCCCTGGGAGTACTTCTTCCAGTCGGCGGCGTGTCCGATGTCGAGGGACCAGGAGAGCTCGAGGTGGATCGGGCGGCCGGTGCCGGCTATCGCACTGTTCCAGGCGGCCACGTCGGCAACGTTGTCGTACTGGTCGCCGCTCTTGCCGGAGCCGGGGCCGACGCCGTCCAGCTTGAGGAAGTCGTAGCCCCAGTCGGCGATCAACCGGGCCTGGGAGTCGATGTACTTGCTGGTGCAGGGCTTGGAGAAGTCGAGCTTGTAGGCGCTGTCCCAGCCGTTGGTGGTGCGCAGGTCGTCGTACACGATGTCGGCGGTGGTGCAGCCGTCGGCGTTCCAGATCGGGGTCTTCCCGTCGCCGTACGCCCCCTTCTCCAGGCCGGCCGGAAGGTAGATGCCGGCTTTGAGGCCCTTGGCGTGGATGCGGTCGGCGACGGCCTTCATGCCGTGGGGGAAGCGGATCGGGTCGGGCTTCTGGCGGCCGTACTGGTCGAACCCGGACTTCCAGGTCTTGTCCATCCACCAGCCGGCGTCGATGTTGACGTACTCGTAGCCGTACTTCTTCAGCTTGGCGGCCAGGGCGTCGGTCTGCTTGAGGACGTTGGCCTCGGTGAGGTAGCTGTAGTCGCCGTCGGGGTTGAGGCCGGGGTACTTGGAGGACTGCATGCTCCAGCTGGACCAGCCCATGTAGGGCTTGGCGGCGAGGGCGGCGGTCGGGGCGGTGTCGGCGGCGTGGGCCGTGGGGACGGCGACCGCGGTCAGGGCGAGCACCAGCAGGGCTCTGGCGGGCATGGCGAAGTACGAGGATGACCGCATGGGTCGTACCTCCAATGGGGTGCGGGTTCTTGTCGGCTGCGCGGGTGCTTACCGGCTCGTGTCCGGGGCGATGAAGGACTGGATGGCGGTGGCTGCGGCGCCGCGGGCCCACTCGTCGAAGGGCAGCGGGCGGGTGCGGACGTCGCACTGGGCGGCGGAGCCGAAGGCGGCCGCGACGAAGGCGTCGCGGATCTGTTCGGCGAACAGGTCGTAGGCGGCGAGTCCCTCGCCGGAGATGATCACGCGTTCGGGGCCGAGGAGGTTGGCGACGGTGGCGATTCCCCGGCCGATCGCCTCACCGGCGCGGGCGTACACGTCCCGGGCTCCGGCGACCCCTGCGCGTGCCAGGGCCAGGGCGGCCGCGGCGTCGGGGAGTTCGGCACCGGTGGCTTCCCGGACCTGCCGGACGATCGCGGCCTCCCCGGCGATCGCCTCGACGCAGCCCCGGTTGCCGCAGTGGCAGAGCGGGCCGGACGGATCGACGGTCACATGGCCGATCTCCCCGGCCACTCCGTGCGCCCCCGCGACGACCCGGCCGTGCACCACCAGGCCGCAGCCGATGCCGGCGCCCACCGTGACCACGGCGAA is a genomic window containing:
- a CDS encoding glycoside hydrolase N-terminal domain-containing protein is translated as MTPAPSRRGVLALTAALAALPTFRATAAPHRPTDSTAPGTDTRHQLWWQAPADEHSMIEQGLPVGNGRLGALTSNDPGRELLLVTDATMWTGGLNDTLDADGQFPYGRQDFGSFTLLARLTVDIPDHDLSAVSGYRRTLDLARGVNETSYVRSGVTYRRQIFASHPDDVIVLHFTQSGGGRYTGTVTLEGTHGEEPAVSFGAALPNGLRYGAAVTAYGSGGSVTVEGPHIGFTGCRDLTVVLSGGTNYTPDAAARFRDPDLDPRTLARTKVRAAARHSAAALLRTHTADHHTLFGQLDVSLGTSSAEQRSLDTWERLHARARDGAPDPELEAQYLQFGRYLMIAGSRGSLPLNLQGLWLDGNDPDWMGDYHTDINIQMNYWAADRAGLSPCFDAFTDYCVAQLPSWTDLTRRLFNDPRNRYRNSTGKNAGWTVAISTNPFGGGGWWWHPAGNAWLCNSLYEHYEFTASRAHLEKIYPLLKGACEFWEARLLTTTLPGTTREVLVADSDWSPEHGPLDAKGITYAQELVWALFGNFCTAAAELRKDTEFAATVAGLRKRLYLPQVSPTTGWLEEWMSPDNLGETTHRHLSPLVGLFPGDRIRPDGSTPAEIVEGATALLTARGMESFGWANAWRALCWARLRNADNAYQLVVNNLRPSSKGSNGTAFNLFDIYQVEQGRGIFQIDANLGTPAAMIEMLLHSRPGHLELLPALPDAWAASGSLSGANARGGFVVDLRWRNGKPTEARIRSVGGRTTTVAHAGSARTVTLKPGATVTLKGFDR
- a CDS encoding carbohydrate-binding protein — its product is MRSSSYFAMPARALLVLALTAVAVPTAHAADTAPTAALAAKPYMGWSSWSMQSSKYPGLNPDGDYSYLTEANVLKQTDALAAKLKKYGYEYVNIDAGWWMDKTWKSGFDQYGRQKPDPIRFPHGMKAVADRIHAKGLKAGIYLPAGLEKGAYGDGKTPIWNADGCTTADIVYDDLRTTNGWDSAYKLDFSKPCTSKYIDSQARLIADWGYDFLKLDGVGPGSGKSGDQYDNVADVAAWNSAIAGTGRPIHLELSWSLDIGHAADWKKYSQGWRVDTDVECYCNTLVSWENSVDDRWDDTPAWTRHAGPGGWNDLDSLDVGNGQMDGLTKAERQSYATLWAIAKSPLYTGDDLTRLDSYGLSLLTNREVIALNQGPNPPAHPVTPSDPQQVWASKNPDGTYTVALFNLADAPAAVTADWSTLGFTGRAAVRDLWNHENLGTHRNKVTQALPAHGSRLFTVTPHGSALTYTGHEAESSANTLGGNASVADCSACSNGKKVGNLYLGGKLTFNDVMVAKAGTYQIKVSYISGDARSVDVSANGGGATRHKLPATGDWGTVSSVYVPVTLKAGANTITFDSGTGYAPDIDRIDVPKS